A genomic segment from Vicugna pacos chromosome 17, VicPac4, whole genome shotgun sequence encodes:
- the SPINK8 gene encoding serine protease inhibitor Kazal-type 8, translated as MKRVFSSTILVLAISTWTAFAVDFPLPMGKGTHLEETKVLCTENISKCWIFSYIKPSEPICGSDQITYSGECHLCYKILYEGLNITKLHDGPCKNS; from the exons ATGAAGAGGGTCTTCTCCAGCACCATCCTTGTTCTAGCCATCTCCACGTGGACTGCCTTTGCAGTTG ACTTTCCTCTTCCTATGGGCAAAGGGACACACCTAGAAGAGACAAAG GTTTTGTGCACAGAGAATATAAGTAAGTGCTGGATTTTCTCTTACATCAAGCCAAGTGAACCCATATGTGGCAGTGACCAGATTACCTACAGTGGGGAATGCCACCTCTGCTACAAAATTCT ATATGAAGGGCTTAACATAACTAAGCTGCACGATGGGCCATGT
- the FBXW12 gene encoding F-box/WD repeat-containing protein 12 isoform X3 — protein sequence MWSSHCCQYWNKVAESEPLWRNLCRRKWSFCTFSHRCPGAQTWKQYFLKQTRQERWMASAKPENFVYKAAVGNLGILGPMAYLSGSGPTMDEEKSIICTVSSKRMLFAWDVREGTMIWSSPVQQSSIMHLATLPQMHLAFTVDLKGAIKVWNCQDEDTLATLIMSQACLSLEAFLTKDGPFLMVGTCEGDIYTLTVPELKTVSKVNAFKYRVDLLYCSPDKRWIFASGTHECILPKVFFTECLLRPSEGRTPLSLSLPLSSCCRACWAPRRTNRVTLMFQKDALKKTGFTTLDLTTEGTGGRTFIQAHEVASFLLPVHMESPIWMGVSDGNTIVFESGPYLFLVSISGHLLQRFEYHDKTICNLWVDSLHVLTTSVDDSLHVYMWEEEGRYPYLRSCCHLEHIGSDQTPSCYVPKAICDNKSIVCVVSRIRESSILVMYSLNM from the exons ATGTGGTCTTCCCATTGTTGTCAG TACTGGAACAAGGTTGCCGAGAGTGAGCCGCTGTGGAG AAACCTGTGTCGAAGGAAATGGAGCTTCTGCACCTTCTCCCATCGGTGCCCCGGAGCACAGACGTGGAAGCAGTACTTCCTCAAACAAACGAGGCAGGAGCGTTGGATGGCGTCCGCAAAGCCCGAGAACTTTGTCTACAAGGCAGCAGTTGGCAACCTCG GAATCTTGGGACCCATGGCTTATCTCTCAGGAAGTGGTCCCACGATGGATGAAGAGAAGTCCATCATTTGTACCGTGTCTTCAAAGCGTATGCTTTTTGCCTGGGATGTGCGGGAG GGCACAATGATCTGGTCAAGCCCAGTTCAGCAGTCAAGCATTATGCACCTGGCGACCCTCCCTCAGATGCATCTTGCATTCACCGTAGATTTGAAGGGAGCCATCAAAGTGTGGAATTGTCAAGATGAGGACACTCTGGCGACCCTCATCATGTCTCAGGCCTGTCTCTCCTTGGAAGCCTTTCTCACAAAGGATGGCCCATTCCTGATG GTAGGCACTTGTGAAGGCGACATCTACACACTGACGGTGCCTGAGTTAAAGACTGTTTCTAAAGTTAACGCATTTAAATACAGAGTTGATCTTCTCTACTGCTCTCCTGACAAGAGGTGGATCTTTGCATCTGGGACACATGAATGTATCTTGCCAAAG GTATTTTTCACTGAGTGCTTACTGAGACCATCAGAAGGCAGAacgcctctgtctctctctctcccgttATCATCATGCTGCAGAGCCTGCTGGGCCCCAAGGAGGACAAACAGGGTAACACTGATGTTCCAAAAAGACGCTTTAAAAAAGACAGGATTCACCACCTTGGATCTAACAACTGAGGGGACTGGGGGCAGGACATTCATCCAAG CACATGAGGTTGCAAGTTTCCTGTTGCCAGTTCACATGGAGAGTCCTATTTGGATGGGAGTCAGTGATGGAAATACGATTGTCTTTGAGAGTGGGCCATACCTCTTCCTCGTCAGCATCAGTGGCCACCTGCTGCAGCGGTTTGAGTACCACGACAAGACCATCTGCAACTTATGGGTG GATTCTCTCCATGTCCTGACGACATCCGTGGATGACTCTCTGCACGTGTACATGTGGGAAGAGGAAGGCCGTTATCCGTACCTCAGGAGCTGCTGTCACTTGGAACACATAGGAAGTGATCAGACACCGAGCTG
- the FBXW12 gene encoding F-box/WD repeat-containing protein 12 isoform X2, with protein sequence MEGRLPDEVLFRIFSFLDASSLLHVAQVNKYWNKVAESEPLWRNLCRRKWSFCTFSHRCPGAQTWKQYFLKQTRQERWMASAKPENFVYKAAVGNLGILGPMAYLSGSGPTMDEEKSIICTVSSKRMLFAWDVREGTMIWSSPVQQSSIMHLATLPQMHLAFTVDLKGAIKVWNCQDEDTLATLIMSQACLSLEAFLTKDGPFLMVGTCEGDIYTLTVPELKTVSKVNAFKYRVDLLYCSPDKRWIFASGTHECILPKVFFTECLLRPSEGRTPLSLSLPLSSCCRACWAPRRTNRVTLMFQKDALKKTGFTTLDLTTEGTGGRTFIQVHMESPIWMGVSDGNTIVFESGPYLFLVSISGHLLQRFEYHDKTICNLWVDSLHVLTTSVDDSLHVYMWEEEGRYPYLRSCCHLEHIGSDQTPSCYVPKAICDNKSIVCVVSRIRESSILVMYSLNM encoded by the exons ATGGAGGGCCGGTTGCCTGACGAGGTGTTGTTCAGAATCTTCTCCTTCCTGGACGCGTCCAGCTTGCTGCACGTCGCCCAAGTGAACAAG TACTGGAACAAGGTTGCCGAGAGTGAGCCGCTGTGGAG AAACCTGTGTCGAAGGAAATGGAGCTTCTGCACCTTCTCCCATCGGTGCCCCGGAGCACAGACGTGGAAGCAGTACTTCCTCAAACAAACGAGGCAGGAGCGTTGGATGGCGTCCGCAAAGCCCGAGAACTTTGTCTACAAGGCAGCAGTTGGCAACCTCG GAATCTTGGGACCCATGGCTTATCTCTCAGGAAGTGGTCCCACGATGGATGAAGAGAAGTCCATCATTTGTACCGTGTCTTCAAAGCGTATGCTTTTTGCCTGGGATGTGCGGGAG GGCACAATGATCTGGTCAAGCCCAGTTCAGCAGTCAAGCATTATGCACCTGGCGACCCTCCCTCAGATGCATCTTGCATTCACCGTAGATTTGAAGGGAGCCATCAAAGTGTGGAATTGTCAAGATGAGGACACTCTGGCGACCCTCATCATGTCTCAGGCCTGTCTCTCCTTGGAAGCCTTTCTCACAAAGGATGGCCCATTCCTGATG GTAGGCACTTGTGAAGGCGACATCTACACACTGACGGTGCCTGAGTTAAAGACTGTTTCTAAAGTTAACGCATTTAAATACAGAGTTGATCTTCTCTACTGCTCTCCTGACAAGAGGTGGATCTTTGCATCTGGGACACATGAATGTATCTTGCCAAAG GTATTTTTCACTGAGTGCTTACTGAGACCATCAGAAGGCAGAacgcctctgtctctctctctcccgttATCATCATGCTGCAGAGCCTGCTGGGCCCCAAGGAGGACAAACAGGGTAACACTGATGTTCCAAAAAGACGCTTTAAAAAAGACAGGATTCACCACCTTGGATCTAACAACTGAGGGGACTGGGGGCAGGACATTCATCCAAG TTCACATGGAGAGTCCTATTTGGATGGGAGTCAGTGATGGAAATACGATTGTCTTTGAGAGTGGGCCATACCTCTTCCTCGTCAGCATCAGTGGCCACCTGCTGCAGCGGTTTGAGTACCACGACAAGACCATCTGCAACTTATGGGTG GATTCTCTCCATGTCCTGACGACATCCGTGGATGACTCTCTGCACGTGTACATGTGGGAAGAGGAAGGCCGTTATCCGTACCTCAGGAGCTGCTGTCACTTGGAACACATAGGAAGTGATCAGACACCGAGCTG
- the FBXW12 gene encoding F-box/WD repeat-containing protein 12 isoform X4 translates to MEGRLPDEVLFRIFSFLDASSLLHVAQVNKYWNKVAESEPLWRNLCRRKWSFCTFSHRCPGAQTWKQYFLKQTRQERWMASAKPENFVYKAAVGNLGILGPMAYLSGSGPTMDEEKSIICTVSSKRMLFAWDVREGTMIWSSPVQQSSIMHLATLPQMHLAFTVDLKGAIKVWNCQDEDTLATLIMSQACLSLEAFLTKDGPFLMVGTCEGDIYTLTVPELKTVSKVNAFKYRVDLLYCSPDKRWIFASGTHECILPKVFFTECLLRPSEGRTPLSLSLPLSSCCRACWAPRRTNRVTLMFQKDALKKTGFTTLDLTTEGTGGRTFIQAHEVASFLLPVHMESPIWMGVSDGNTIVFESGPYLFLVSISGHLLQRFEYHDKTICNLWVDSLHVLTTSVDDSLHVYMWEEEGRYPYLRSCCHLEHIGSDQTPS, encoded by the exons ATGGAGGGCCGGTTGCCTGACGAGGTGTTGTTCAGAATCTTCTCCTTCCTGGACGCGTCCAGCTTGCTGCACGTCGCCCAAGTGAACAAG TACTGGAACAAGGTTGCCGAGAGTGAGCCGCTGTGGAG AAACCTGTGTCGAAGGAAATGGAGCTTCTGCACCTTCTCCCATCGGTGCCCCGGAGCACAGACGTGGAAGCAGTACTTCCTCAAACAAACGAGGCAGGAGCGTTGGATGGCGTCCGCAAAGCCCGAGAACTTTGTCTACAAGGCAGCAGTTGGCAACCTCG GAATCTTGGGACCCATGGCTTATCTCTCAGGAAGTGGTCCCACGATGGATGAAGAGAAGTCCATCATTTGTACCGTGTCTTCAAAGCGTATGCTTTTTGCCTGGGATGTGCGGGAG GGCACAATGATCTGGTCAAGCCCAGTTCAGCAGTCAAGCATTATGCACCTGGCGACCCTCCCTCAGATGCATCTTGCATTCACCGTAGATTTGAAGGGAGCCATCAAAGTGTGGAATTGTCAAGATGAGGACACTCTGGCGACCCTCATCATGTCTCAGGCCTGTCTCTCCTTGGAAGCCTTTCTCACAAAGGATGGCCCATTCCTGATG GTAGGCACTTGTGAAGGCGACATCTACACACTGACGGTGCCTGAGTTAAAGACTGTTTCTAAAGTTAACGCATTTAAATACAGAGTTGATCTTCTCTACTGCTCTCCTGACAAGAGGTGGATCTTTGCATCTGGGACACATGAATGTATCTTGCCAAAG GTATTTTTCACTGAGTGCTTACTGAGACCATCAGAAGGCAGAacgcctctgtctctctctctcccgttATCATCATGCTGCAGAGCCTGCTGGGCCCCAAGGAGGACAAACAGGGTAACACTGATGTTCCAAAAAGACGCTTTAAAAAAGACAGGATTCACCACCTTGGATCTAACAACTGAGGGGACTGGGGGCAGGACATTCATCCAAG CACATGAGGTTGCAAGTTTCCTGTTGCCAGTTCACATGGAGAGTCCTATTTGGATGGGAGTCAGTGATGGAAATACGATTGTCTTTGAGAGTGGGCCATACCTCTTCCTCGTCAGCATCAGTGGCCACCTGCTGCAGCGGTTTGAGTACCACGACAAGACCATCTGCAACTTATGGGTG GATTCTCTCCATGTCCTGACGACATCCGTGGATGACTCTCTGCACGTGTACATGTGGGAAGAGGAAGGCCGTTATCCGTACCTCAGGAGCTGCTGTCACTTGGAACACATAGGAAGTGATCAGACACCGAGCTG A
- the FBXW12 gene encoding F-box/WD repeat-containing protein 12 isoform X1 gives MEGRLPDEVLFRIFSFLDASSLLHVAQVNKYWNKVAESEPLWRNLCRRKWSFCTFSHRCPGAQTWKQYFLKQTRQERWMASAKPENFVYKAAVGNLGILGPMAYLSGSGPTMDEEKSIICTVSSKRMLFAWDVREGTMIWSSPVQQSSIMHLATLPQMHLAFTVDLKGAIKVWNCQDEDTLATLIMSQACLSLEAFLTKDGPFLMVGTCEGDIYTLTVPELKTVSKVNAFKYRVDLLYCSPDKRWIFASGTHECILPKVFFTECLLRPSEGRTPLSLSLPLSSCCRACWAPRRTNRVTLMFQKDALKKTGFTTLDLTTEGTGGRTFIQAHEVASFLLPVHMESPIWMGVSDGNTIVFESGPYLFLVSISGHLLQRFEYHDKTICNLWVDSLHVLTTSVDDSLHVYMWEEEGRYPYLRSCCHLEHIGSDQTPSCYVPKAICDNKSIVCVVSRIRESSILVMYSLNM, from the exons ATGGAGGGCCGGTTGCCTGACGAGGTGTTGTTCAGAATCTTCTCCTTCCTGGACGCGTCCAGCTTGCTGCACGTCGCCCAAGTGAACAAG TACTGGAACAAGGTTGCCGAGAGTGAGCCGCTGTGGAG AAACCTGTGTCGAAGGAAATGGAGCTTCTGCACCTTCTCCCATCGGTGCCCCGGAGCACAGACGTGGAAGCAGTACTTCCTCAAACAAACGAGGCAGGAGCGTTGGATGGCGTCCGCAAAGCCCGAGAACTTTGTCTACAAGGCAGCAGTTGGCAACCTCG GAATCTTGGGACCCATGGCTTATCTCTCAGGAAGTGGTCCCACGATGGATGAAGAGAAGTCCATCATTTGTACCGTGTCTTCAAAGCGTATGCTTTTTGCCTGGGATGTGCGGGAG GGCACAATGATCTGGTCAAGCCCAGTTCAGCAGTCAAGCATTATGCACCTGGCGACCCTCCCTCAGATGCATCTTGCATTCACCGTAGATTTGAAGGGAGCCATCAAAGTGTGGAATTGTCAAGATGAGGACACTCTGGCGACCCTCATCATGTCTCAGGCCTGTCTCTCCTTGGAAGCCTTTCTCACAAAGGATGGCCCATTCCTGATG GTAGGCACTTGTGAAGGCGACATCTACACACTGACGGTGCCTGAGTTAAAGACTGTTTCTAAAGTTAACGCATTTAAATACAGAGTTGATCTTCTCTACTGCTCTCCTGACAAGAGGTGGATCTTTGCATCTGGGACACATGAATGTATCTTGCCAAAG GTATTTTTCACTGAGTGCTTACTGAGACCATCAGAAGGCAGAacgcctctgtctctctctctcccgttATCATCATGCTGCAGAGCCTGCTGGGCCCCAAGGAGGACAAACAGGGTAACACTGATGTTCCAAAAAGACGCTTTAAAAAAGACAGGATTCACCACCTTGGATCTAACAACTGAGGGGACTGGGGGCAGGACATTCATCCAAG CACATGAGGTTGCAAGTTTCCTGTTGCCAGTTCACATGGAGAGTCCTATTTGGATGGGAGTCAGTGATGGAAATACGATTGTCTTTGAGAGTGGGCCATACCTCTTCCTCGTCAGCATCAGTGGCCACCTGCTGCAGCGGTTTGAGTACCACGACAAGACCATCTGCAACTTATGGGTG GATTCTCTCCATGTCCTGACGACATCCGTGGATGACTCTCTGCACGTGTACATGTGGGAAGAGGAAGGCCGTTATCCGTACCTCAGGAGCTGCTGTCACTTGGAACACATAGGAAGTGATCAGACACCGAGCTG